In Saccharothrix syringae, the following are encoded in one genomic region:
- a CDS encoding chitinase, with amino-acid sequence MASRTRRALGALVAGLLAIAGLTLVVAGSASAANLVANPGFDSGNTGGWTCSAATSVVTTTKRSGTHALAGTPAGTDNARCSQTITVQPNTAYKLSAWVQGSYVYLGVTGTGSGDKSTWSPGSTGFTQLAIDFTTGASTSVTVYVHGWYGQPTFYADDVSLDGPGTPPTSTTTTTTTTTTTTTTTTTTTSNQPGPALPKHLLTGYWHNFDNGSRVLKLADVPTTYDVVAVAFADATTTPGAVAFTLDPTLSSKLGGYTDAQFKADVRTLQSRGQKVIISVGGEKGTISVGNSTAATNFANSVKQLIANYGFDGVDIDLENGVNSTYMAQALRGIHAAGGRVITMAPQTIDMQSTQQEYFKLALAVKDILTVVNMQFYNSGTMLGCDQKVYAQGTVDFLVALACIQLQNGLRPDQVGLGLPATGAAAGGGYQSPANVNAALNCLAKGTNCGSFKPSQTWPGIRGAMTWSINWDAANNWQFANTVAPHLDTLP; translated from the coding sequence GTGGCTTCGAGGACGAGACGCGCGCTTGGCGCGCTGGTGGCGGGCCTGCTGGCGATCGCGGGCCTGACCCTGGTGGTCGCGGGCAGCGCGTCGGCGGCCAACCTGGTCGCCAACCCCGGGTTCGACTCGGGCAACACGGGCGGCTGGACGTGCAGCGCCGCCACGAGCGTGGTGACCACGACCAAGCGCAGCGGCACGCACGCCCTGGCCGGCACCCCGGCGGGCACGGACAACGCCCGCTGCTCGCAGACGATCACCGTGCAGCCGAACACCGCCTACAAGCTCAGCGCGTGGGTGCAGGGCAGCTACGTGTACCTGGGCGTGACCGGCACCGGCAGCGGTGACAAGAGCACCTGGTCGCCCGGTTCGACGGGCTTCACCCAGTTGGCCATCGACTTCACCACCGGCGCGAGCACCAGCGTCACCGTCTACGTGCACGGCTGGTACGGCCAGCCCACCTTCTACGCCGACGACGTGAGCCTCGACGGTCCGGGCACCCCGCCGACGAGCACCACCACCACGACGACGACCACGACGACCACCACCACGACCACCACGACGACGACGTCCAACCAGCCGGGACCGGCGCTGCCCAAGCACCTGCTCACCGGCTACTGGCACAACTTCGACAACGGCTCGCGGGTGCTCAAGCTGGCCGACGTGCCGACCACCTACGACGTCGTGGCCGTCGCGTTCGCCGACGCCACCACCACGCCCGGCGCGGTCGCGTTCACCCTGGACCCGACCCTGTCGAGCAAGCTCGGCGGCTACACCGACGCCCAGTTCAAGGCCGACGTGCGCACGCTCCAGTCGCGCGGCCAGAAGGTGATCATCTCGGTCGGCGGCGAGAAGGGCACGATCAGCGTCGGCAACTCCACCGCCGCCACCAACTTCGCCAACAGCGTCAAGCAGCTGATCGCGAACTACGGCTTCGACGGCGTGGACATCGACCTGGAGAACGGCGTCAACTCCACCTACATGGCGCAGGCGCTGCGCGGCATCCACGCCGCCGGCGGCCGGGTCATCACCATGGCGCCGCAGACCATCGACATGCAGTCCACCCAGCAGGAGTACTTCAAGCTGGCGCTGGCCGTGAAGGACATCCTCACGGTGGTCAACATGCAGTTCTACAACTCCGGCACCATGCTCGGCTGCGACCAGAAGGTCTACGCCCAGGGCACGGTGGACTTCCTGGTCGCGCTGGCCTGCATCCAGCTCCAGAACGGCCTGCGCCCCGACCAGGTCGGCCTGGGCCTGCCCGCCACGGGTGCCGCGGCGGGCGGCGGCTACCAGTCGCCCGCCAACGTCAACGCGGCGCTCAACTGCCTGGCCAAGGGCACGAACTGCGGTTCGTTCAAGCCCTCCCAGACCTGGCCCGGCATCCGCGGCGCGATGACGTGGTCGATCAACTGGGACGCGGCCAACAACTGGCAGTTCGCCAACACCGTCGCACCGCACCTGGACACCCTGCCGTAG
- a CDS encoding alkaline phosphatase D family protein, whose translation MPHTHPRRNALRLGAFAGVALLAPALPASAAGAGDGPFRHGVASGDPLPDRVVLWTRVTPTEDSAPGSGAGPVAAVGYEVASDAGFRHVVRRGGVVTGPERDHTVKVDVTGLRPDRWYFYRFTFRGGHSPTGRTRTAPAHHAEVAGLRFGVVSCSSWVAGHFAAYRHLAERDDLDAVVHLGDYLYEDYVGTRHRTHEPPHEAVSLTDYRVRHAQYKTDPDLRALHAAYPWIITWDDHEWAENSWAGGANGHDEATEGPWRQRKAAALRAYREWMPVRLDGDRIHRRLRFGTLAELTMLDLRSYRSEQVDEGRVDDPARTMTGPEQMAFLREGLLNPEVRWKLVGNSVIFSPLLLPATPQAGAVAELVGPTINNDQWDGYRHERRELVALLAEHDVRDTVFLTGDVHSSWAFDVPVDEALYPLTGTVATELVVPSVTSDNIDELLGVPPRTASLALETALHGLNRHLRFVELDSHGYAVLEVGPERVRMDWWFLAERTDPGSAATLAKTAYVESGAQRIS comes from the coding sequence ATGCCCCACACCCACCCGCGCCGGAACGCGTTGCGGCTCGGCGCGTTCGCCGGCGTCGCGCTGCTCGCACCCGCCCTCCCCGCGTCGGCCGCCGGGGCCGGCGACGGCCCGTTCCGCCACGGCGTCGCCTCCGGCGACCCGCTGCCCGACCGCGTGGTGCTGTGGACCCGCGTCACGCCCACGGAGGACAGCGCGCCCGGCTCGGGCGCAGGCCCCGTCGCGGCGGTCGGCTACGAGGTGGCGTCGGACGCCGGTTTCCGGCACGTGGTCCGGCGGGGCGGGGTCGTCACCGGGCCCGAGCGCGACCACACCGTCAAGGTGGACGTCACGGGCCTGCGGCCCGACCGCTGGTACTTCTACCGCTTCACCTTCCGCGGCGGGCACTCCCCGACGGGCCGCACCCGCACCGCGCCCGCCCACCACGCCGAGGTCGCCGGCCTGCGGTTCGGCGTCGTCTCGTGCTCCAGCTGGGTCGCGGGCCACTTCGCCGCCTACCGGCACCTCGCCGAGCGCGACGACCTGGACGCGGTGGTGCACCTCGGCGACTACCTGTACGAGGACTACGTGGGCACCCGGCACCGCACCCACGAACCGCCGCACGAGGCCGTCTCGCTCACCGACTACCGGGTCCGCCACGCCCAGTACAAGACCGACCCCGACCTGCGGGCCCTGCACGCCGCCTACCCGTGGATCATCACCTGGGACGACCACGAGTGGGCCGAGAACTCGTGGGCCGGCGGGGCGAACGGCCACGACGAGGCCACCGAAGGTCCGTGGCGGCAGCGCAAGGCGGCGGCCCTGCGCGCCTACCGCGAGTGGATGCCCGTGCGCCTGGACGGCGACCGCATCCACCGCCGCCTGCGCTTCGGCACGCTCGCCGAGCTGACCATGCTCGACCTGCGCTCCTACCGCAGCGAGCAGGTCGACGAGGGCCGGGTGGACGACCCGGCCCGCACCATGACCGGCCCGGAGCAGATGGCGTTCCTGCGCGAGGGCCTGCTGAACCCCGAGGTGCGCTGGAAGCTGGTCGGCAACTCCGTGATCTTCTCGCCGCTGCTGCTCCCGGCCACCCCGCAGGCGGGCGCGGTCGCCGAGCTGGTCGGGCCGACGATCAACAACGACCAGTGGGACGGCTACCGGCACGAGCGGCGCGAGCTGGTCGCCCTGCTCGCCGAGCACGACGTGCGCGACACCGTCTTCCTCACCGGCGACGTGCACAGCTCGTGGGCGTTCGACGTGCCGGTCGACGAGGCGCTGTACCCGCTGACCGGAACGGTGGCCACGGAGCTGGTCGTGCCGTCCGTCACCTCCGACAACATCGACGAACTGCTGGGCGTGCCGCCGCGCACCGCCTCGTTGGCGCTGGAGACCGCCCTGCACGGCCTCAACCGGCACCTGCGGTTCGTGGAGCTGGACTCCCACGGCTACGCGGTGCTGGAGGTGGGCCCGGAGCGGGTGCGGATGGACTGGTGGTTCCTCGCCGAGCGGACCGACCCGGGGTCGGCCGCGACGCTCGCCAAGACCGCGTACGTCGAGTCGGGCGCCCAGCGGATCAGCTGA
- a CDS encoding nitronate monooxygenase, which yields MFERLEVPVIAAPMAGGVSTPELVAAVGGAGGMGFLAAGYQSVEAVAEQVGATAALTDRPFGVNLFVPGPRAAVDFTDYRERVRGQSPVEPGEPRWDDDSYAAKLELVMALRVPVVSFTFGLPTAEDVNRLHAADAAVVVTVTTPQEAEQAARVGADALCVQGVDAGGHRGTFADDGVSPGGGELLGVLAALRLVRDRVDLPLIATGGLVHGADVAAVLVAGAAAAQLGTAFLTTPEAGTAPAHRQALADGTRRTALTRAFSGRPARGLVNRFLTDNADHAPAAYPEVHHLTRPVRATGDPELMSLWAGQTYPLVRPAPAAEVVRRLVSEARQALSVANTRIPPG from the coding sequence ATGTTCGAGCGGCTGGAAGTGCCTGTGATCGCCGCGCCGATGGCCGGTGGGGTGTCGACGCCGGAGCTGGTGGCGGCGGTCGGGGGTGCCGGGGGGATGGGGTTCCTGGCGGCCGGCTACCAGTCGGTCGAGGCGGTCGCCGAGCAGGTCGGTGCCACCGCGGCGCTGACCGACCGGCCCTTCGGGGTCAACCTGTTCGTGCCGGGGCCCCGGGCCGCGGTGGACTTCACGGACTACCGGGAGCGGGTGCGGGGGCAGTCGCCGGTCGAGCCCGGTGAGCCGCGGTGGGACGACGACTCCTACGCGGCCAAGCTCGAACTGGTCATGGCGTTGCGCGTGCCGGTCGTCTCGTTCACCTTCGGCCTGCCCACCGCCGAGGACGTCAACCGCCTGCACGCCGCCGACGCCGCGGTCGTGGTCACGGTCACCACCCCGCAGGAGGCGGAGCAGGCGGCCCGGGTCGGCGCGGACGCCCTGTGCGTGCAGGGCGTCGACGCGGGCGGGCACCGCGGCACGTTCGCGGACGACGGCGTCTCACCCGGCGGCGGCGAGCTGCTCGGCGTGCTGGCCGCCCTGCGGCTGGTCCGCGACCGGGTCGACCTGCCGCTGATCGCCACCGGCGGCCTGGTGCACGGCGCGGACGTCGCCGCGGTCCTGGTCGCCGGCGCCGCGGCCGCCCAGCTCGGCACCGCGTTCCTGACCACCCCGGAGGCCGGCACGGCGCCCGCCCACCGCCAGGCCCTCGCCGACGGCACCCGCCGCACGGCGCTGACCAGGGCGTTCAGCGGTCGCCCGGCGCGCGGCCTGGTCAACCGCTTCCTCACCGACAACGCCGACCACGCGCCCGCCGCCTACCCCGAGGTGCACCACCTGACCAGGCCGGTGCGCGCGACCGGCGACCCGGAGCTGATGTCGCTGTGGGCCGGGCAGACCTACCCGCTGGTCCGACCGGCCCCGGCCGCCGAGGTGGTGCGGCGGCTCGTTTCCGAGGCGCGCCAAGCACTTTCCGTCGCCAACACGCGCATCCCGCCGGGGTAG
- a CDS encoding DUF885 domain-containing protein yields the protein MTTARELADELLTLVLDANPVMATLLGLPGWDDRLPDHGAAGERALRARAHDVARRAEEGDDDPVTRAVVAQQAWSLVHRIDANLVEHTHAEGLNAPVVLLLAALPLIRPADDGARRAYLTRLAALPGCLDALARRQRESARRPVRHLVASAIARLDRYLAQGNGAEDDDPLAAPLAGTPLAGECAALLRDAVRPAVARYRDFLGAEVLDRGRGEEQPGLCWLPDGDRVYAALVRVHTTTDHSPEELHRTGLALVEALDREYEEVGARVFGPVGAAEVRARLLADPGLRWRSAAEMLREARRSVARAEAVAADWFGTLPRGRCAVVEVPAAEAPNAPLAYYVDPAMDGSRPGTYFVNTHLAEQRERFSAEATAFHEGVPGHHFQIALAQQVEDLPLLRRFASIEAYLEGWALYSERLADEMGLYSDDLTRLGMLSGDSLRAARLVVDTGLHALGWTRQQAVDYLRANAVMPDVDIFAEVDRYTENPAQALSYMVGRLEIQRLRGKAERCLGDRFDIRAFHDLVLRGGPLPMAVLADVVDGWCASVLAVED from the coding sequence GTGACCACAGCGCGCGAGCTCGCCGACGAGCTGCTGACCCTGGTGCTGGACGCCAACCCGGTGATGGCGACCCTGCTCGGCCTGCCCGGCTGGGACGACCGGCTGCCGGACCACGGCGCGGCCGGTGAGCGGGCGCTGCGGGCCCGCGCCCACGACGTCGCCCGCCGCGCCGAGGAGGGCGACGACGACCCGGTGACCCGCGCGGTGGTGGCGCAGCAGGCGTGGAGCCTGGTGCACCGCATCGACGCGAACCTGGTCGAGCACACCCACGCCGAGGGCCTGAACGCCCCGGTGGTGCTGCTGCTGGCCGCCCTGCCGCTGATCCGCCCAGCCGACGACGGCGCCCGCCGCGCCTACCTGACCCGGCTGGCCGCGTTACCCGGTTGCCTCGACGCCCTGGCCCGCAGGCAGCGCGAGTCCGCCCGCCGCCCGGTGCGGCACCTGGTGGCCTCCGCCATCGCCCGCCTCGACCGCTACCTCGCCCAGGGCAACGGCGCCGAGGACGACGACCCGCTGGCCGCGCCGCTGGCGGGCACGCCGCTGGCGGGCGAGTGCGCCGCGCTGCTGCGGGACGCCGTGCGCCCGGCCGTCGCCCGCTACCGCGACTTCCTGGGCGCCGAGGTCCTGGACCGCGGCCGCGGCGAGGAGCAGCCCGGCCTGTGCTGGCTGCCCGACGGCGACCGGGTCTACGCGGCCCTGGTGCGCGTCCACACCACCACCGACCACAGCCCCGAGGAGCTGCACCGCACCGGCCTGGCGCTGGTGGAGGCGCTGGACCGCGAGTACGAGGAGGTCGGCGCGCGCGTGTTCGGCCCGGTCGGCGCCGCCGAGGTGCGCGCCCGCCTGCTGGCCGACCCGGGACTGCGGTGGCGCAGCGCCGCGGAGATGCTGCGGGAGGCCAGGCGGTCCGTCGCGCGGGCCGAGGCGGTCGCCGCCGACTGGTTCGGCACCCTGCCGCGGGGCCGGTGCGCGGTGGTGGAGGTGCCGGCGGCCGAGGCGCCCAACGCGCCGCTGGCCTACTACGTGGACCCGGCGATGGACGGTTCCCGGCCGGGCACCTACTTCGTCAACACCCACCTCGCCGAGCAGCGCGAGCGGTTCAGCGCCGAGGCCACCGCGTTCCACGAGGGCGTGCCGGGCCACCACTTCCAGATCGCGCTGGCCCAGCAGGTGGAGGACCTGCCGCTGCTGCGCCGCTTCGCCTCCATCGAGGCGTACCTGGAGGGCTGGGCGCTGTACTCGGAGCGCCTGGCCGACGAGATGGGCCTCTACAGCGACGACCTGACGCGGCTGGGGATGCTGTCGGGCGACTCGCTGCGCGCCGCCCGCCTGGTGGTCGACACCGGCCTGCACGCGCTGGGCTGGACCAGGCAGCAGGCCGTGGACTACCTGCGCGCCAACGCGGTGATGCCGGACGTGGACATCTTCGCCGAGGTCGACCGGTACACCGAGAACCCCGCGCAGGCGCTGTCCTACATGGTCGGGCGGCTGGAGATCCAGCGCCTGCGCGGGAAGGCGGAGCGGTGCCTGGGCGACCGCTTCGACATCAGGGCCTTCCACGACCTGGTGCTGCGGGGCGGCCCGCTGCCGATGGCCGTGCTCGCCGACGTGGTCGACGGGTGGTGCGCGTCAGTCCTGGCGGTTGAGGACTGA
- a CDS encoding amino acid permease — protein sequence MTVQGGFGQGSGVFRRKPIEQIGEEKTGLTRTLGLWQLTAIGVGGIIGAGIFSLAGAVANQTAGPAVLISFLLAGIASAAAAFSYAEFAGLIPRAGSAYTYGYAVLGEIVGWFIGWDLLLEYTAIVAVVAIGISGYFNELLSLLGIDLPVWMLGAPGTEGDGVAAGSYKVNLFAVLLCLLIAFVLNQGMKNAARFETTLVYLKVAVVLLVIVVGAFHIDTDNYNPFFPFGLSGAFTGAATVFFAVFGYDAMSTAAEESKDSQRHMPKAIIYSLAVSMVLYVLACLVLTGMVNYRDVDSESAFTSAFVDIGLPALGIVISVGAVLGITTVLFTFLMGAARVGYSMSRDGLLPGWFAKTHPVKHVPTRITWVLGVASALIAGFLPIAEAAELTNIGILLAFVVVCVAVIVLRYKQPDLPRTFKTPGMPVVPVIGVVFSLWLITFLAPETWLRFGVWFAIGLVVYFGYGRRRSVLNRQD from the coding sequence ATGACGGTGCAAGGCGGCTTCGGCCAGGGCAGCGGGGTGTTCCGCCGCAAGCCCATCGAGCAGATCGGCGAGGAGAAGACCGGGCTGACCCGCACGCTGGGCCTTTGGCAGCTCACCGCGATCGGCGTCGGCGGCATCATCGGGGCGGGCATCTTCTCGCTCGCCGGCGCCGTGGCGAACCAGACCGCGGGCCCCGCCGTGCTGATCTCCTTCCTCCTCGCGGGCATCGCGAGCGCCGCGGCCGCGTTCTCCTACGCCGAGTTCGCGGGCCTGATCCCCCGGGCCGGCTCGGCCTACACCTACGGCTACGCGGTGCTCGGCGAGATCGTCGGCTGGTTCATCGGCTGGGACCTGCTGCTGGAGTACACCGCGATCGTGGCCGTGGTGGCGATCGGCATCAGCGGCTACTTCAACGAACTGCTCAGCCTGCTCGGCATCGACCTGCCGGTGTGGATGCTCGGCGCGCCCGGCACCGAGGGCGACGGCGTGGCGGCGGGCAGCTACAAGGTGAACCTGTTCGCCGTGCTGCTGTGCCTGCTGATCGCGTTCGTGCTCAACCAGGGCATGAAGAACGCGGCCCGGTTCGAGACCACCCTGGTCTACCTCAAGGTCGCCGTGGTGCTGCTGGTGATCGTCGTCGGCGCGTTCCACATCGACACCGACAACTACAACCCGTTCTTCCCGTTCGGCCTGTCCGGCGCGTTCACCGGCGCGGCCACCGTGTTCTTCGCGGTGTTCGGCTACGACGCGATGAGCACGGCCGCCGAGGAGTCCAAGGACTCGCAGCGGCACATGCCCAAGGCGATCATCTACTCGCTGGCCGTGTCCATGGTGCTCTACGTGCTGGCCTGCCTGGTGCTGACCGGCATGGTCAACTACCGGGACGTCGACTCCGAGAGCGCGTTCACCTCGGCGTTCGTCGACATCGGCCTGCCCGCGCTGGGCATCGTCATCTCGGTCGGCGCGGTGCTGGGCATCACCACGGTGCTGTTCACCTTCCTCATGGGCGCGGCGCGCGTGGGCTACTCGATGTCCCGCGACGGGCTGCTGCCCGGCTGGTTCGCCAAGACCCACCCGGTCAAGCACGTGCCCACGCGCATCACCTGGGTGCTGGGCGTCGCGTCCGCGCTCATCGCGGGCTTCCTGCCGATCGCCGAGGCCGCGGAGCTGACCAACATCGGCATCCTGCTGGCGTTCGTCGTGGTGTGCGTGGCGGTGATCGTGCTGCGGTACAAGCAGCCGGACCTGCCGCGCACCTTCAAGACGCCCGGCATGCCCGTCGTGCCGGTCATCGGCGTGGTGTTCTCGCTCTGGCTGATCACCTTCCTGGCGCCGGAGACGTGGCTGCGGTTCGGCGTCTGGTTCGCCATCGGCCTGGTCGTCTACTTCGGCTACGGCAGGCGCAGGTCAGTCCTCAACCGCCAGGACTGA
- a CDS encoding DsbA family oxidoreductase, with protein MQLEVWSDVVCPWCYVGKRKLELALERWDGEPVDVVWRPFQLDPRAENSGRPMVEVLAGKFGADGARQAQARVTEVAASVGLDYDLARQVEANTFEAHELLLHAREQGVQGAVGERFFRAHFTEGADLGDRATLVGLAEEAGLAGAADALADADLADRLERELAEGLAIGVRSVPTFVVGNRGVAGAQDPEVLLDLLRTGG; from the coding sequence GTGCAGCTCGAAGTGTGGTCGGACGTGGTGTGCCCCTGGTGCTACGTGGGCAAGCGGAAGCTCGAACTCGCCCTGGAGCGGTGGGACGGCGAGCCGGTGGACGTGGTGTGGCGGCCGTTCCAGCTCGACCCGCGCGCCGAGAACAGCGGTCGGCCGATGGTCGAGGTGCTGGCGGGGAAGTTCGGCGCGGACGGCGCGCGGCAGGCGCAGGCCCGGGTGACGGAGGTGGCCGCCTCCGTGGGGCTGGACTACGACCTGGCCCGGCAGGTCGAGGCGAACACCTTCGAGGCCCACGAGCTGCTGCTGCACGCGCGTGAGCAGGGCGTGCAGGGCGCGGTGGGCGAGCGGTTCTTCCGGGCCCACTTCACCGAGGGCGCCGACCTGGGCGACCGGGCCACCCTGGTCGGGCTGGCCGAGGAGGCGGGGCTGGCGGGCGCGGCGGACGCGCTGGCCGACGCCGACCTGGCCGACCGCCTGGAGCGGGAGCTGGCCGAGGGCCTGGCGATCGGCGTGCGGTCGGTGCCGACGTTCGTGGTGGGCAACCGCGGCGTCGCCGGCGCGCAGGACCCCGAGGTGCTGCTGGACCTGCTGCGCACCGGCGGCTGA
- a CDS encoding zinc-binding dehydrogenase, which produces MFAVYAAEPSPQDPIAALRVGDRPDPEVPPGWVRVAVRAASLNMHDLWTLRGVGIKAERFPMTLGCDGAGVLEDGTEVVLHSVIGDPDWSGDETLDPGRTLLTEKHQGTFADHVVVPARNALPKPAGLSFAEAACMGTAWLTAYRMLFVKSGLRPGQTMLVQGASGGVATALVQLGRAAGFRVWVTGRSEEKRALAASLGAHDTFESGARLPERVDAVFETVGKATWSHSVKSLKPGGIIVISGATSGDATAAELQRVFFLQLRVVGSTMGTRDELRDLLSFCELNGLRPQIGAELPLERAEEGFRAMLDGETAGKIVFSR; this is translated from the coding sequence ATGTTCGCCGTCTACGCAGCCGAGCCGAGCCCGCAAGACCCGATCGCCGCCCTGCGCGTCGGCGACCGACCGGACCCCGAGGTCCCGCCGGGCTGGGTGAGGGTGGCGGTGCGGGCGGCCAGCCTGAACATGCACGACCTGTGGACGCTGCGCGGTGTCGGCATCAAGGCCGAGCGGTTCCCGATGACCCTCGGCTGCGACGGCGCGGGCGTGCTGGAGGACGGCACCGAGGTCGTGCTGCACTCGGTGATCGGCGACCCGGACTGGTCCGGCGACGAGACCCTGGACCCCGGCCGCACCCTGCTGACCGAGAAGCACCAGGGCACGTTCGCCGACCACGTCGTCGTCCCGGCCCGCAACGCGCTGCCCAAGCCCGCCGGGCTGAGCTTCGCCGAGGCGGCGTGCATGGGCACGGCGTGGCTGACCGCGTACCGGATGCTGTTCGTGAAGTCGGGCCTGCGCCCCGGCCAGACCATGCTGGTCCAGGGCGCCTCGGGCGGCGTGGCCACGGCGCTGGTCCAGCTCGGCCGCGCGGCGGGCTTCCGGGTGTGGGTGACCGGCCGGTCGGAGGAGAAGCGGGCGCTGGCGGCGAGCCTGGGCGCGCACGACACCTTCGAGTCCGGCGCCCGCCTGCCCGAGCGGGTGGACGCCGTGTTCGAGACCGTCGGCAAGGCCACCTGGTCGCACTCGGTCAAGTCGCTCAAGCCGGGCGGCATCATCGTCATCTCCGGCGCCACCAGCGGTGACGCCACGGCGGCCGAACTACAGCGGGTGTTCTTCCTCCAGCTGCGCGTGGTCGGCTCGACCATGGGCACCCGCGACGAGCTGCGCGACCTGCTGTCGTTCTGCGAGCTCAACGGCCTGCGCCCGCAGATCGGCGCCGAGCTGCCGCTGGAGCGCGCCGAGGAGGGCTTCCGCGCCATGCTCGACGGCGAGACCGCCGGCAAGATCGTGTTCAGCCGCTAG
- a CDS encoding ribonuclease domain-containing protein: MTPARRLTVALLGLVVLVVVGYFAKDATDPAPTGTTPTTRTSQGPADVPGASSGLPVERLSRLPEQVRQTWELIERGGPFPYPRNDGTTFQNREKRLPGKSGDYYREYTVPTPGSDDRGPRRLVTGSADEVYYTGDHYASFVVVDVTG; encoded by the coding sequence GTGACTCCCGCTCGTCGCCTGACCGTCGCGCTGCTCGGGCTGGTCGTCCTGGTCGTGGTCGGCTACTTCGCCAAGGACGCGACCGACCCGGCACCCACGGGCACCACCCCGACCACGCGGACCTCGCAGGGCCCGGCCGACGTGCCGGGCGCGTCGTCCGGGCTGCCGGTGGAACGGCTGTCGCGGCTGCCCGAGCAGGTGCGGCAGACCTGGGAGCTGATCGAGCGCGGCGGGCCGTTCCCGTACCCGCGCAACGACGGCACGACGTTCCAGAACCGGGAGAAGCGGCTGCCCGGCAAGTCCGGCGACTACTACCGCGAGTACACCGTGCCCACGCCCGGCAGCGACGACCGCGGCCCGCGGCGCCTGGTCACCGGCTCGGCCGACGAGGTCTACTACACCGGTGACCACTACGCGTCGTTCGTCGTCGTGGACGTGACCGGGTGA
- a CDS encoding barstar family protein produces MSTYRHHVRAGARTRREAIAAIADALGFPDWFGHNLDALHDSLTDLSWLPEGEHVLVWEGGVPEVEAVLADAAARTAELGGRVLTVVYTD; encoded by the coding sequence GTGAGCACCTACCGGCACCACGTGCGGGCGGGCGCGCGCACCCGGCGGGAGGCCATCGCCGCGATCGCCGACGCGCTGGGGTTCCCCGACTGGTTCGGGCACAACCTCGACGCCCTCCACGACAGCCTGACCGACCTGTCGTGGCTGCCCGAGGGCGAGCACGTGCTGGTGTGGGAGGGCGGTGTGCCGGAGGTCGAGGCGGTGCTGGCCGACGCCGCCGCGCGGACCGCGGAGCTGGGCGGCCGCGTGCTGACCGTCGTGTACACCGACTGA
- a CDS encoding enoyl-CoA hydratase-related protein, translating into MAEELVHYEVRRGIATITLDSPHNRNALSRQLRAELTAHLDAAAADDSVRVLVISHTGPVFCSGMDLKEAGGASADRQGVNEFPAILERLWTSPKPVVARLAGPARAGGVGLVAACDIAVAVDTATFAFSEVRIGVVPAVISVTVLPRLLPRAAHELFLTGETFTAPRAAAIGLINSAVPADGLDAEVTRYTDMLALGAPGALAATKRMLREPRSNDLGGVFADMLELSARHFGGPEGQEGIAAFVGKRKPSWVPTGD; encoded by the coding sequence ATGGCAGAAGAGCTGGTCCACTACGAGGTGCGGCGTGGCATCGCGACGATCACGCTGGACTCCCCCCACAACCGCAACGCCCTGTCCCGGCAGCTGCGCGCCGAGCTGACCGCGCACCTGGACGCCGCCGCGGCCGACGACTCCGTGCGCGTGCTCGTGATCAGCCACACCGGACCGGTGTTCTGCTCGGGCATGGACCTGAAGGAGGCGGGCGGCGCGAGCGCCGACCGGCAGGGGGTCAACGAGTTCCCCGCCATCCTGGAGCGGCTGTGGACCAGCCCCAAGCCCGTGGTCGCCCGCCTGGCCGGCCCGGCCCGCGCGGGCGGCGTCGGCCTGGTCGCCGCGTGCGACATCGCGGTCGCGGTGGACACCGCCACGTTCGCGTTCAGCGAGGTCCGCATCGGCGTGGTGCCCGCGGTGATCTCGGTGACCGTGCTCCCGCGCCTGCTCCCCCGCGCCGCGCACGAGCTGTTCCTGACCGGCGAGACGTTCACCGCCCCGCGCGCCGCCGCCATCGGGCTGATCAACTCCGCGGTGCCCGCCGACGGGCTCGACGCCGAGGTCACCCGCTACACCGACATGCTGGCCCTGGGCGCGCCCGGCGCCCTGGCCGCGACCAAGCGGATGCTGCGCGAGCCCCGGTCGAACGACCTCGGCGGGGTGTTCGCCGACATGCTGGAGCTGTCCGCGCGGCACTTCGGCGGCCCCGAGGGCCAGGAGGGCATCGCCGCGTTCGTCGGCAAGCGCAAGCCGTCCTGGGTGCCGACCGGGGACTAG